CTTTGGAAAGTTCACAATTTCCGCCTGTCTCGACCGCCAGATCGACGATCACCGATCCGGGCCGCATACTCTCAACCATCTTCCTGTTCACCAGCTTCGGCGCGGGGCGTCCGGGAATAAGGGCGGTGGTAATGACGATGTCCTGCTTGGCGATATGCTGCTCGATCAAATCCGCCTGCTTTTTCTTATAGTCATCAGACATTTCCTTGGCATAACCGCCGGAGGTTTCCGCCTGCTTGAATTCCTCATCCATCACGGCAACGAAATTCGCGCCCAGAGACTCCACTTGCTCCTTAACGGCGGGGCGAACATCGGTCGCGGAAACAACCGCGCCCAGACGTTTGGCGGTCGCAATCGCCTGCAATCCGGCGACTCCCGCGCCCATGACAAAGACTTTCGCGGGCGGAACCGTGCCCGCCGCGGTCATCATCATCGGAAAAGCGCGCGGATAATGGTCCGCAGCGTCCAACACGGCCTTATATCCCGCAAGGTTGGATTGCGACGACAGCACGTCGAGATTCTGCGCCCGGCTGATGCGCGGCACAAGTTCCATCGCAAACGCCGTGATCCCGGCGGCAGCGGAGGTTTTAACGATGTCCTTATTGGAAAACGGAGCCAGCATCGCGATCAGCAGCGCCCCCTTTTTCATAACCTTAAGATCGGAGGGCGCCTGAACGGCAAGAACAACATCCGCCGCCTTGAAACCCTCGGCCGCCGATCCGGCAATCTCAGCCCCGGCAGCCTTATAAGACTCATCCGTATAGCTCGACCCTGTCCCCGCGCCGGTTTCAACGCTCACGCGCCAGCCAAGGGCAATCAGTTTCTTGACCGTTTCCGGCGTAACGGCCACGCGCCGTTCGTGCGCGGCCTTTTCCTTGGGAATAAAAAGCGTCAGTCCCACAGAAGCACTCCTTCTCCGGTTGGGCATTTCACGGCCAAGGATGCCCCATCTTCACCCCTTTGTGAAGAGGACAGTGGAAAGAAAGTCCTGAATATTTGACATTGCTTGTAAACCTTCAGAATCTTCCGTAACCTGTTTGAACCACAGGCTTGTTCCAAAGCCTTAATTCTTCTTGCGTACTCGTGTTCCAGAGTAGAATGAAAGACAGAGATAAAATTTTTGCGCGGGCCGTGTTCCTGCTCACTTTGTGTTTAAGCGTTCCCGCACGGGCGGAAACCTTGCCCGAAGCTGTGCAGTCCGCGCTCGGCAGCCACCCGGCGCTCGAAGTCGCTTCCGCGCAATACGAAGTCGCGCAAAAAGACAAAGCGATGAAAGAGTCGGACTATTACCCGGAACTGTCCGTCTCCGCCACACTCGGGCGAGTCTATCAGGACAACGCCACTAGCCGGGGGTTAAGCGTTGATCGCGGCGCCGGATATTCGGGCTATGGAGAGGGAACGCTGGCTCTGCGCCAGAATCTCTTCGACGGGTTCGAAACCAAAAACCGCGTCGAGGCCGCGCAGGCCCGCATGGCCTCCTACGAAAGCAATATCGTCGATGTCCAGGAACGCCTCGTCTTCCGCGTGGCTTCGTCCTATCTGGATGTCATGCGCTCCCGCGAGGCGCTCGACCTCCTGA
The sequence above is drawn from the Alphaproteobacteria bacterium genome and encodes:
- a CDS encoding Re/Si-specific NAD(P)(+) transhydrogenase subunit alpha, with product MGLTLFIPKEKAAHERRVAVTPETVKKLIALGWRVSVETGAGTGSSYTDESYKAAGAEIAGSAAEGFKAADVVLAVQAPSDLKVMKKGALLIAMLAPFSNKDIVKTSAAAGITAFAMELVPRISRAQNLDVLSSQSNLAGYKAVLDAADHYPRAFPMMMTAAGTVPPAKVFVMGAGVAGLQAIATAKRLGAVVSATDVRPAVKEQVESLGANFVAVMDEEFKQAETSGGYAKEMSDDYKKKQADLIEQHIAKQDIVITTALIPGRPAPKLVNRKMVESMRPGSVIVDLAVETGGNCELSKAGEVVDSQGVSIVGHLNVPSRLAADASALYSRNLLNLLTLIIDKEKKELAINWDDEIVKGVALTKDGEIIHPQFAQAKEEKSEKTEETEKKPKKAKKEAEPKADEAGDADLKEKKA